A region of the Arachis hypogaea cultivar Tifrunner chromosome 15, arahy.Tifrunner.gnm2.J5K5, whole genome shotgun sequence genome:
ACAATTGTCAAGTTATTAAGGCAACCTCTAATGGagcatataaaataaaatacctcCCCATCAAGACATGCCAAAAAATGAGTAATAAGCAAACCATATAAGGAACCTTTCACTTAACAAAGTGGCAGATTACTTCATCAGTTATTGAGGAAATTTTAATCATATGTAGTCCATCCACAACTTATGCTATATAGATCAGCATCTCTTTACTCTTGGAGACTAGTGTAGCAAACTAAGGCTGTGACACAATTCCATACAAGGCTTATTCCCCAGAGAcatattttttctcttcttcataGTATCTCTTCTCATTCTGTGCCTTCTTGGCATTTCGTTTCTGCAGCATTCACACAACAAAAAGAGTAGCACAAGTCTATGTCATAAAACCTTAGACATCGAATTCTGAATTAGAATTTCAAATGTATGAAACTCAAAATGGTTACAGGTCCTAATCATGATCATGAAAACCGGATCGAACAGGTCAATTCAATTGGGTTAACTGAAAAACCAAACATCAAACCGGTCCGGTTCAAGATGAAAATCGGTTGTCAATGGACCGGTCAAAAATTGGTAAGCCTTGTAAATTGGTAAAACCGAACTGATTTTTTAACAGTTAACCAATTTAAATAACAAAACACAGAATtccattttaaaagaaaaatatatatttgatataCGAATATAAGATTGAACCTCTAGCTCCACCTATTCGATGATCGGTTAGGTTTTCGGAACCTTGCTCCTAATAGTAGACCTAGCTACATCTTTCTTGGATATTTGCTTTTAGAAGGGAATTATACAATTTGTGATATACTATAAGCATACAAAAGTCACAAACACAGATTTTAACGGCAGTTCaaaatttccaaaattttgaacaaatgaATGAAAAAAGAGACACACAATACCTTGTAAGCTTCATGGTTAGCTATTATCCTTTGGGCTACAGAAGTAGTGGTGGTATCTTTCGGGCTTTCGAGCAAGCGGAATATCCCCATGTTCTTCGGAACCTCATAAGGATCACTTTCAGACTGAAACAAGACAACATGCTCCAATATCAATACCAGCAAAAAAGGAAGATAATATCTTTGCCACATATGAACAGAATAGCTTTCAGTGAACTTACCTTAAGTGAGTTCTCAGCAACAGTCCCATGCACAACTTGAGAGATATTGAAAGTTGTAATCTGTTTGATTCAAAGGAACAAAAAATATGAAATGAACATTAGATAATTTCATTCAATGCTTGATTAAGAATGGTTAGGAAAATGGAAAAGACAAGCACAGTGCACACATAAAAAATTGACATACCATATCCTTTGTAACTTTCCAAGGTGCACCGATAATGACTTCATTGGCATAACGGCAAGACAGCACGCTAAGGCTACGCTCATGAAGACGCATAATAGGATAGTGACTCCCCCGGTGTTCCCTAAAGGTAAGTTGTTACTTGTTACTCTCTTATCTAGTGTTAACATAATACTTAGATAATACCAATCAAAGTCAAATTTGCTAAATAAGAAACTATACCTCACTGTTTCATCTGAGTAGATACCAACTAAAAGAAAATCTCCAAGCTCCCTAGCCCTCTTAAGAATCTAAAAGAGTAGTgaataacagaaaataataagTCAATAAGAAAATACCATCCATGAGTATTAGCTGAGATAGTGCCTTTGGGAGAATGAAATTTGGAACTTGATTAAAATACTATGAAAAATTTATGTACCTCAACATGCCCTGCATGGAACAGATCAAATGCCCCATCAATGTATATAATTCGAGCATTCGCTCCAGGCTCCTGAAATTAGATGAAATGGCAATGGATTAACCCAATAAAAAAGTTCCTCACAACATTATAACACACACAAATATCACCATTCACTAAAATTTTGCAAAGATAAAAATGTTCCATGTTCTGAAGATTAGTGATTACTCATAATGTTAGAACCTGTCTCTGAAACTATAACAGACACCCCTTGTGTCTCCTCTCGTGGAAAATTTgccaatatataaaaaataccaTGAAGCCAATGATATATCAAAACCAGTGTGTTACATCAAGTAGATCtccaaaaatattaatatactttGCAATGGCTctaaaagaattaataaaaatattgcaaACCAAAAACAAATATAATCTAAAGACATTCAGATTAATCGGTATGCCAAACTATCAAGTATCAAGTATCAACTGAGTATACACATATTGCAATGGAAAACTTGACTACGCAAGAAATCAAATACCTTGCCATTTGAAAACTGGGAAATCCGGCGCGATGTTGGTAGGAATTGGGATATGTGGGAGTCCTCGGACTGGCTTTCTTCTTGATGTTGCTCACCATTAACAATATGATCTTTACCATTTTCTCGACATCTTGAAGAAGCAAGTATCCTTCCTGGATTGAAGCAGAGTAAGAGCACATACACATGGTTCACAAAATTTCAGGCCTTCTAATACAAGCAGAGAAACTTAGTACCTACAATATCTGTACTGGAAACTCCTTCAGTACGTTTAATTTGCTTATAACGCCCAGCTTTCTTTGCTGCAGCATAGACATCTGATCCATCTGGAAGCAGGCAGGGATCATCGCCATGTATGATATAGTCAATTTTGTATTCATTAAAGAGACGCTTCATGAACTCCTCAGAAATTGCATATGGAGCATCAGGAATGACCTCGTCCACCCACTTCAATCCGTTTACAAGGGTCAGCCTGGAAACAAaccatttttttcaaatcaaaagTTTATCTTCATAATGCAGTTTACAAAGCTGTCAGTACAAGTAGAAATATATGCATATATTGTTCATATATGGCtacaatataaaattttatcaaactgCTCTATTCCTCTTTAACTTGAATTGCTTTAATAAGCTCTTTTGAAACTTAATTCTTCCTTTCAATAGAATCCGAGTTTTTCTCTCATTGTTCCATATAGTGAAATGAACTTAGAAACTTACATGAACAAGAGCTTACAGCAGCAGAATCTGCATCGCCCTTACACTATTGTTTGATACCAGTTTCAGTAACAATTACCTACCCAAAATTTTATAACTTAAGTACACTTCTAATTCCTTGATAGCTAGGTATATCATCATTGATCGGGATACTTTTAATCATGTAAGTCAATAACTATATACAGAATTAAAAAATGCAAAAGGATAAGATGCTACAACATCAAAGCTTAAGATGAATCATATATAGTTACTTCTTTTGATCAATAGAACAAATCAAACGGAGATTAACAGGAAAAGGGGCATTTAAAAGGAAACAGGATTCAAATATGCTATGCAATAAGATCCTAAAACTAACACACAGAGGCAAGCTGCATACCTCTCCTCCACGTTGAAAACCGGCGGCCCTTTATGTTCCGCAATAACCTCATCATTGACAACCCCAACAACTAACTCATCACCAAGGGCTTTTGCTTGTCTGAGTGCATTGGCATGACCATAATGCACAAGATCAAAGCAGCCATCCATGTAGACACGAATGCGCTTCTTCTCACCGGATTTCCTCTTGTGGAAGGATCCAATCCCACCAAAGTAGCTTGTTGACAAGCCCAGCAAAGCAGCTGTCACCATTATTCCACCAAACAGGTGAGGGTAGTAGTATACCCCATCCCAAATCCAGCTATTATTTTCATAATCCATGACTTCCTATCTCTATCTTTGTCTCTATTCTCACTTATGATCTATGTTGGGATTTCCAGGATTCTCAGCAACTAACTTGCTATTCCTAGTTGCTACTATACACAAGGAGACACAAACCTGCAATGAACTCATCATATCAAAAGGGGCATAAAAATGCAACTTCTTTTTCACCCTAATAGATTCATATAGCATCATTTTCAAgcaattaaaaacaaaacaaaaaaacttCACAAAGCAGGGGAAGAATGCCAAAGATCCAAGTAGCTAGCTAGTAAGAGGAAAATCAAAGTGACCATAGCATGTAAATTTGAAAATGGAAAGCATGAATTAAGAATTGAGCATACTCATGGCATAAATCTAAAGcttcaaaaaaagaaaaggagtggACCAATAATGAAGCGTAAATAGGAAAACCAGAATGAAAATGATGCTTTGAGGTGAATGGAATATAGCATAGAGTACACAGATTCAAAAGGGTAAATTCCACAAGAATgggaattgaagaagaaagagaaagacaaAGCAAACCTGACACTAGAAATCTCCCAAGAAGAAAAAGAGTGAAGATTCTGAGTTTTGAAGAGCTAAGTATCATaaagtagagagagagagagagatgcgaATCTTATTCTTCTCTTTCGCGTTTGATTCGTTATGTTTCTGTGTTGAATTCGCATGTTAGAAAAGCTCCTTTCTGACCGACTTGAATTTATGTAGTCATCAATTCACTCCTCCGTTTAATAAATATAAGAGGTTTAAGTGTTTTTTTTTGGTGACCGAAGAGGTTTAAGTGTTTGTTTGGgcgttattattttgataaaaaaaaattttttaatgaaaaaagattttttttaattatttagtatgtttagtaaattttgagcagtaaaagtaaaagtactagaaaaattagaaaaatatctttttttagaaactgtaatttatatctttttaaaaaaaagatatttttcgtataataaataaacaaaaaagtactttgttatattcaaacataattgataaataaaaagatctttttgcatgagatatccaaacataaaattacttttacttttatctaaaatcttttaaaaaaaaataactcgaaaaaaaaaatctttttaataatttttatttgtgaTAGATTAATCTTTAGTTTGTATACTAAAAACTcctttctacttttttttcttttcatttaaaaataaaaattaatgcaaAGTCATGATCTAATTTTTTTTCTGGACAGAGCTCCGATTCTTTTAGAAGATTATTTACTAAGGTATTAATTTTACTGGTATtgcaatatatattaaaattaactttatATAGGAACAAGTTATATTTATAAAGAAACTTTTGTTAATTAAACTATTaaagtattattttgattttacaagATTAAGCTTttaaccaaaaaaacaaaaaacaatcaaaagaaaagaatgaTATAATCTCTCCTGCATAACTAATTTCGAAAATAGAAAGTATATGAACAATTTTTTAGTTAGTTaacattaatttttctttttaaattctaaaatttttttatcttttaaaagtttgaaatttaaaatttaagataaataaaataatcataaaaaatagtttcttaacatatttcaaaaatattacGTAGATaccaaaaataaattctaaaatagtcACTGTATATATGTAttggttaatttattttttatatatattttatattttaatatatattatatataaataattaatattaccgTTGATTTCTTAAATGTATTTAAAAGTATTATAATCTAAATTGGGTTCgaatatattaaaaatgacaATTTTGCATGggaaataataacaaatattgaCTAATTAGAATTTGGACATAGACGTGAATgaataattatgatataaaatgtacatcaaaatataaaatatatatttaaaattaattattaaatataaaatatatatttaaaataaattaaattatatatatttatatataaatatataataactaattttaatgtataaataatatttttataaaatgaaaTATCACGTCTGGGTTACTCATGGCCATAGTTAgcaaaaccggaccggaccggccgattCGATCGAAAAATCAATAAATTGGACTTTAAACCGGTTCGGTCTGATAATCTGACTGGATAAAGTAGCAAACCGGTATAAATTGGTTAAACCTGATCAAACTCGATAAGACCGGTTCGATCAAACCGTTTgagtttcaaaatttttttacaatGTTGACGTTGGGGTTCGAACCCCCCTCATCCAGAAAAAGCATAATACTCACTACCACTAAGCTACTAAGCTTGTTATCAATATATatgtaaattaatatatatatataaatatctttcagtaaataatttacttctatttaatttattttaattttagttataaactcattcattcttaaattaattatatttttatttaacaataattataaactcacttatttttttataattatataatatctattaatattatttttcaataaaaacttgtagtatataatagtataatagatataaactaattaataaattatgaaaatttgaaaataatagttattttaatataaaaataaaataaaaatatttataatagagtaaaattaacaaaatacttattgtttctgttttatattattttagaatagttagatatttttaaaatgttagtgaaaatatgtattttaaattttaattttaaatttatgattatattttattttttatttacataaaactGGGTCAATCGGTTCAACTAATAATTCACCGATTAAACTAATAACCCAATAACTCAATAATCTGACCGGTtcgattctgacaactatgctCATGACTCCGTAGCATAGTTCATTCTTGTAGGGAACATGTTCATGAGCCCACACGTATTGAACCGTTTAATTTGTTTGGCTTCCGTATACTAATTTCATTTTGAATTGGTTTTTGTGACGACACGTGTTAGTTTCTAATCTTGTTAAATGCCTATCATATCAATCATCTTTATTAATCGAAAAGCACAACAGAAGCTGAGGTTTATCTATTCTTTGGTATTTTTGTTCACATAAAAATAGTTGTATTAACTCCAAATCTTCAACTACTAGTCAAACTACTATCGTCAATATCTCTTAGCTTTAGTACCACGTAGCACAAATAATATTTCGATTTTCTTGTGCCGATAGCACCAAATTCATCTTCATCactaagatttctttctttttttttttcttttttacgtgTGCATGAATAACCGGAGACTTAGACTATCTTTAATAGAGAACTCATCCTAATTTATATTTACAGTCCACTTGTCATCAAAAATAACTTCACATtagcttttgcgtcataaacagtaaatatgAACTCAAAAcatatctttctttttcattAAGAAGAACTAACTTTAGTCTCTATTGTGAtcacacttaattaattaattaaagtaattaaaattaatataattactagtttttttataataatattatttaaatttataaattcaaaaacaattcactattaaaaatattaaaattaaaaaaaattcatatataacaataatatataatatataatttgaaattaaattaatttgtaaaattatttaatataaaaaaaaacatagttAAAGCTCTAtagttatgtttttttttttacctaatataggagattcgaacccgcaacttcttaattgagtatgggaaaactatgtcatttgaattataactcattgGTAAGCTTTACAGCTAGTTAATAATAAACATTGTAAAATTGCCATATATAAAAATTGCAACGACTAATTTTGTAACGGCTAATTTTGTAATGTGGttagtattttaaatattataaataaaaataaacaacctaaccaaaaattattttataatgtataaaaattaaatttatttttttacgtaAACAAATTTAATGTaacaatataatatttaataatgatttaatataattttttatattaattatgatttaaataattaatataaattactaattaaataaatatataattatttaatataattattataattattaattaattaattaattataatttaattattattttaatatatatgttatatttttttaatttattttttaattaatttgccATATGTCAAAATTTTATTGGATTGTAAGAGTCTCTCTTCAGAGGAACTTTTCTTCTTGACCTACGTGAAGGAACTGAATTATATTTCACTCTAATCTTCAAAGTTTCTTTATGTCAGAGAAGGAACTTTATTTTTATACCATTGGAGTTGCTCTTAGGATTGGCAACTTGATAGATTTTTACTTTATTTGACTCCGTTCTGTTCATAGAATTCATTCTGGCTCTACCTgcgaataataaaaatttataccctaattttttttttgaagtaaaaaagctcaacacaataaggtggagtaaaagaaaagaaacaaaaactcataaTGTTAAAAATAACAATCCCTAGCTAtttccggcattgccatcaacaaccataGGATTCACTACCAATCCACTCATCGTAACTTGTAAAGGATCTGTTAATAATATCCATCACACTTGAaccttgatttttgaagattctatcattttttttctagTCAAATTGTCCtgataccacaaaaaaataaacCAACCAACCACCGCTTCCGTTCCATCTTTCTCGTTAATATATCCGTCCAATTTTCATAGTGTTACTTGAGCTTACCTGGAATAGTCCATATCCTTCCAAGAGCGAAcaaccaagcacaccacaccttcCAAGTGAGCTTACAACCAATGAACAAGTGAAAAGCAGTTTCAACAGATTTATGACATAAAACACACATGTTATCATTCTAGCCAATAACACCTAATCTACACAGTCGTTTCCTTGTattctgatgcgtgagcatctttcctatctttttctagtgaatttgcatttaatttgttgagtttaatcaagaattactTATCTTTTAGCCattatagatgctactttgagtcttgtacaattctgtttattttaggtatcatttggttggatttgatggagcttccgcagaaaaagagaagaaggctatatagggcaggaatggcttaaaggatggagaggaagcttgcacaaatggaaggagcacgagaattaaaggagatgaccagcgaggagcgacgcgtgcgcgtacttgacgAGTGCGCGTGATTTgcagctttccatggcgacgcgtgtgcgtacctgacgcgtacgcgtgatacgcgaagaagaccattgacgcatacgcgtgattgacgcgtacgcgtgacttgcgtcacgtgcagaaaacgcagaaaacgctgattttaattctaatttaaactttatttttattttaaaaataggaaaatatattattttagttttagaagatagattttaaattaattaggattagatataaaaggattcCATTCCAACATTAGTTAACTTTTCAATTCCACCTCaacccaatttacaatccttattttctctctgaaccatgagcagctaaacctccactgttaaggttaggagctctgtctattgtatggattgattctattatttttttattttaattcatgtactgatttataatttaagaattgttttcgttctttatcttatgaatttgggtggaacggaagtatgaccctctttctaattgagttcttgtataacttggaaaagctctttacttgaacaacagcttgaaaacatattctcctaaattttaaattatctggacttaacgagatacgtgacatataatcctcttatatttgggtaattaggatttctgtggcatataaactagaattgaacttcaccctctaattggaattaagtgaccaaggaattggcggttgatgaattttagaggagactagaaaggtctaaggaattagggtctagtcacatatagtttgccatgaattaaatattgcatgattaaaataaattaataagaaaagtcaattcggaaaatagataactctgaaaccttaactgtttctccatacatATTTCACAACCTGTTGACTGCTTGCTttgttaaatttttgaattattgtttaatgcttttgaataccaaaacactcttttctgtttgtctgactaagccaatcactcaatcattgttgcttgatccatcaatactcgtgggatcgaccctcactcacctgaggtattacttagtacgacccggtgcacttgccagttagtttgtggttaaAAATTACCGCACCATATTCACCTTACCAACCAGTGCAAACCAAGTAAACAACTCAACCCTTGGTGGGACGAATCCTCTCCAAATAATACTAGTGAAGCTATAGCTTGTGATATCCGCGGGAAGTAGCTTTGCCTACAATACCTGCATaaatgagttagtagaataaacaccttttttttttatcaaatttccaaATCACTCTGTCCTCTCTCTCAGTTATCAGTTTCACTGATTGTAGAACCGCATGAAACTGGTTTACTAGTTCTATCTCCCATTGAAATAACTCTTGTCGCCACTGGaaattccaaatccactctaacccatcccataacccacaatcccctatgaTAGATCCTTGAAGATTTGAGACCGAGAAAAGTCTTGGAAAAGTAACTTTCAAAACACCACAAGATAACCAGCTATCCTTCCAGAAGCGGATTATCCTACCATCCCCTAATTCCataatcaagcatctgatcattTTCTCTCTCACTTGTGACTCCTTGATTTATAGTTGACAAATATCTTTTCAAGGACCCCCTCTTATAGGTACAAGCTGATCACAAATCATCTTAGAAGGATTCGTGTTATTACAGGAACATACAATTTTCTTCCAAAGTGGACAATCCTCTTTCGAAAATCTCCATCACCACTTAAACAGGAGCGCTGTATTCCGAATTACCGCATCACCAACTCCCAAACTTCCTGCCTTTTTGGGGCCTGTACAACTTTTCATTTCACTAGAGGCATCACATCCCtcccatcctccttactccacaAAAAGCGTCTTTGTAAGGATATTATTTTGTCTGCTACTGCCTTTGGCATTTTGTACAAGTTGAGATAGTAAATAGGCAGGTTATTAAGAACAGATTTAATGAGAACCAACTTACCCGCTTTATTCAGAGACTTTGCTTTCCATAGACTTAGCCTTTCCTCTATCTTATCAATCACTGGTTTCCATGTCTTGACCAGTCTCGGATTTACCCCCAGAGAAATGCCAAAATATCTGACAGGTAAATACGTCTCTTTACACCTACCCTAACAGTCGATACATCTGTCGTGGCCAACTTTACTCACAATTAACCGGGATCAAGCTAGATTTGTCCAAATTGATATTCAGCCTTGAGATCATCTCAAAGCAGCGCAGCAACCGCTTATAATTTCTGATCGTCTCTTCTTCAGAAggacaaaaaattataataacattCGCAAACTGCAAATGTAACAACTCAATGTTATCCCAATTTATACCCTAACTTATTTTTACGGATGTCTATTATATTCCTATTGGTtcctattaattattataatttatttattaattaattttaaaatttatataaccatcgttatatacataacataaattatatttaaaattgaataataatataatatcaaataatattattaataattttttaatttgtttgtatattaaatatattagggGACAGATAAGAGcaggtattttttttaaattcgacCTCGCACTATCTCTTTTAAGATCCCCTCCTGCCAAAAGCTTACTCCACATTGGAGCCGAATAGTTACCTGCCTCAATCGGATGGTGACAGACCGAATATCCATGTGTTGGGGTCATTTACTACCCCTGTCGAAATTATTGTGATTTAGTTGAATTTCAATTGTATCACATTAAAAAAATCGATTACTATATAAAATTTACATTAAATAGGtataaaatgatatatatatatatatatatatatatatatatatatatatataatttttagtgtttatataatattttttattgataataaacaaaatttattttcaaatattcaaGATTATTAATATAAATCTGGATTAGATTCATATAAAAAAggcataattttataaaattaattttttatagatgTTAAATTTGagcttataaattaaataataataataataatagtgatttcataat
Encoded here:
- the LOC112751352 gene encoding ethanolamine-phosphate cytidylyltransferase codes for the protein MDYENNSWIWDGVYYYPHLFGGIMVTAALLGLSTSYFGGIGSFHKRKSGEKKRIRVYMDGCFDLVHYGHANALRQAKALGDELVVGVVNDEVIAEHKGPPVFNVEERLTLVNGLKWVDEVIPDAPYAISEEFMKRLFNEYKIDYIIHGDDPCLLPDGSDVYAAAKKAGRYKQIKRTEGVSSTDIVGRILASSRCRENGKDHIVNGEQHQEESQSEDSHISQFLPTSRRISQFSNGKEPGANARIIYIDGAFDLFHAGHVEILKRARELGDFLLVGIYSDETVREHRGSHYPIMRLHERSLSVLSCRYANEVIIGAPWKVTKDMITTFNISQVVHGTVAENSLKSESDPYEVPKNMGIFRLLESPKDTTTTSVAQRIIANHEAYKKRNAKKAQNEKRYYEEEKKYVSGE